The Parachlamydia acanthamoebae genome has a window encoding:
- a CDS encoding ankyrin repeat domain-containing protein: MHIYPQFSCELNLLANPSLSLVHETGSQEKLFDTIFQYLMHYCELLKKVDGPRLNQIRYKLLKNSSAPILQKKISLLFDALLHNRSQIVPFKPPKPTFLFKIALPPENVTAFKSHVYTVLNRFPRFQFGEDLSIYDTAFQNFPKRHKAPHVFLSVMKTFEKYIMNHKTQRKELEKLQETYRELTQPLIAIRLAVVIDTEPLTSTVNIALCHNVREFIDKKKPVIVNRYFLNMHEEVASYPLVDFYAQKNGSLCVIMPSGQHLEDWGFSKDNLEKASFEQVKAPSLTFEISTDIEKILISSNAQGLFARFIFFGGHGSHPSYHPEVMHEGSIVGLPPEELQKTIKALNPTFLSLRSCYLAGKNMRHIHFPDQTIQCPILIESVLPTVTRSSNYDTFSTSLLHKMERLMLGKRSNHHLPKQLSKDEVRHAVAQLTYSNEMEKLSQIFMPLNHSDLPKISYSVFKDTPDILDVNKRDKQSQIQQHILIFSQMIEKDPFYITTRNPLIFLSKGLAIHHFVKEIEAPYQEIEKIAETTFNTISTKFEPIPKAFFIAKMHCKVSGKQEALSQILITYAHATLEVTFNIVGQNHFYRIKFAKDHPQETEKMLSQTQVMYDYYLAMTQTAPPDKYLQEKDQDFLDALMYTFWPLKRQLEVALYTALLNNRYIFTKTNDSNVKTAKAFDRAIEIFTQSSQYSESEKKKILCQIYDLARTLKDKDVLNKVRLHTNPLLLQAVESDNIPAIQALLRTDLQSIHAKNLNDSGALQIAASLNKPEIAKLLIKHGAPMRHKDRFGVSAIDYIIQQENTELLALMFENGLDLKDDEGGELFILALDINNAAICQILLNHQAGIHSKQPILCYAAFHASKDTSFFKQILDYPNIHINQTEETTQRTPLHIGQLNTIHLLLEKGADPNLADAKGLSPLHCAILFGKNEALDRIHVLVEYGADINAQDKQGNTPLHLAIESQDLTLICSLLKLNASLTIENTHKITPLDFIATHFDLDFLKQILEQTKTNLNDEKLFQIPPLLKALQNRDFALVNRFITCGADINMVYLGSPLLFHYLKHRPASIEALNLFITHANLTLVDTQGNTALIQAAKEKNIKAFKMFATSDAFEHALTKQEKRALKELPEWLLYEFLELFVKSKQSKKSEEM, from the coding sequence ATGCATATCTATCCCCAATTTTCCTGCGAACTCAATCTCCTCGCAAACCCATCTTTATCACTTGTCCATGAAACGGGTTCTCAGGAAAAACTATTTGACACTATTTTTCAATATTTGATGCATTATTGTGAACTTTTAAAAAAAGTGGATGGACCTAGGTTAAACCAAATTAGATATAAATTATTAAAAAATTCTTCCGCTCCTATCCTTCAAAAAAAAATATCTCTTTTATTTGATGCCCTTTTACACAACCGCTCGCAAATCGTTCCCTTCAAACCTCCCAAACCAACATTTTTGTTTAAAATTGCGCTTCCCCCAGAAAATGTAACCGCATTCAAATCACATGTTTATACGGTTCTTAATCGATTTCCTCGTTTTCAATTTGGGGAAGATCTATCCATCTACGATACGGCTTTTCAAAATTTCCCTAAGCGCCATAAAGCCCCTCATGTTTTCTTATCAGTCATGAAAACCTTTGAAAAGTACATAATGAATCACAAAACACAACGAAAAGAACTTGAAAAACTCCAGGAAACATACAGAGAATTGACACAACCTCTCATTGCGATTCGATTAGCAGTCGTGATCGACACTGAGCCCTTGACCAGTACAGTTAATATTGCCTTATGCCATAATGTAAGGGAATTTATCGACAAAAAGAAACCTGTCATTGTCAATCGATATTTTTTAAATATGCATGAAGAAGTCGCCTCTTATCCACTGGTTGATTTTTATGCACAAAAAAATGGCAGCCTATGTGTGATCATGCCCTCAGGTCAACATTTAGAAGATTGGGGATTTTCTAAAGACAATTTAGAAAAAGCTAGCTTTGAGCAAGTAAAAGCCCCCTCTTTAACATTTGAAATATCCACGGATATTGAAAAAATTCTTATCTCTTCAAACGCACAGGGCCTTTTTGCACGATTTATCTTTTTTGGCGGACATGGAAGCCATCCCAGCTATCACCCAGAAGTGATGCATGAGGGAAGCATTGTCGGATTACCTCCAGAAGAGTTGCAAAAAACCATTAAAGCCTTAAATCCCACATTTTTAAGCCTGAGAAGCTGCTACTTGGCTGGCAAAAACATGCGCCACATTCACTTCCCAGATCAAACAATTCAATGCCCCATTTTGATTGAATCCGTTTTGCCAACTGTGACACGTAGCTCTAACTACGACACCTTTAGTACAAGTCTTTTGCACAAAATGGAAAGATTGATGCTTGGCAAAAGATCAAACCACCATTTACCCAAGCAGCTCTCAAAGGATGAAGTACGTCATGCGGTGGCCCAATTGACGTATTCGAATGAAATGGAAAAATTATCTCAAATTTTCATGCCCCTCAATCATTCAGATCTTCCTAAAATTTCTTATTCTGTATTTAAAGACACTCCGGACATCCTTGACGTAAACAAAAGAGACAAACAGTCACAAATCCAACAGCACATCTTGATATTCTCTCAAATGATTGAAAAAGATCCTTTTTACATCACAACGAGAAACCCTCTTATTTTCCTCTCTAAAGGCTTGGCCATCCACCATTTTGTTAAAGAAATAGAAGCCCCTTATCAAGAGATTGAGAAAATAGCAGAAACCACTTTTAACACGATTTCAACAAAATTTGAACCCATTCCTAAAGCCTTTTTCATTGCAAAAATGCACTGCAAGGTCAGTGGTAAGCAAGAAGCTTTAAGCCAAATTCTTATCACGTATGCACATGCTACCCTGGAAGTTACATTTAACATTGTAGGTCAAAACCATTTTTATCGGATTAAATTCGCAAAAGATCATCCGCAAGAAACAGAGAAAATGCTCTCTCAAACACAAGTGATGTATGATTATTATCTGGCAATGACACAAACAGCTCCCCCCGATAAGTATCTACAAGAAAAAGATCAAGACTTTCTAGATGCTCTCATGTACACCTTTTGGCCTCTCAAAAGACAGCTAGAAGTAGCTTTATACACCGCCTTGCTCAACAACAGATACATTTTCACAAAAACTAATGATTCAAATGTTAAAACTGCAAAAGCATTTGATAGAGCCATTGAGATATTTACGCAAAGCTCCCAGTATTCAGAAAGCGAGAAGAAAAAAATCCTATGTCAAATATACGATTTGGCAAGAACATTAAAAGATAAAGATGTTCTCAATAAAGTTCGTCTTCATACGAATCCTCTCTTATTGCAAGCGGTCGAATCTGACAACATTCCAGCCATACAAGCCCTTTTAAGAACAGATCTACAATCCATTCACGCTAAAAATTTGAATGATTCAGGTGCTCTGCAAATAGCGGCATCCTTAAACAAACCAGAGATTGCAAAGCTACTAATCAAACATGGCGCTCCCATGAGACATAAAGATAGATTCGGAGTCTCCGCCATTGACTACATCATCCAGCAGGAAAATACAGAACTCTTAGCCTTGATGTTTGAAAATGGACTTGATCTGAAAGATGATGAAGGGGGAGAACTCTTCATCCTCGCGCTTGATATAAACAATGCTGCCATCTGCCAGATTTTGCTAAACCACCAAGCAGGAATCCATTCTAAACAACCGATCCTTTGCTACGCAGCTTTCCATGCCAGCAAAGACACCTCATTTTTTAAGCAAATCCTCGATTATCCAAATATCCATATCAATCAAACTGAAGAAACGACTCAACGCACGCCTCTCCACATAGGTCAGCTAAACACGATACACCTTTTGCTGGAAAAAGGGGCAGATCCAAATCTAGCTGATGCTAAAGGACTTTCACCCTTACATTGTGCGATTTTGTTTGGGAAGAATGAAGCGCTCGATCGAATTCACGTTCTTGTCGAATATGGAGCCGATATCAATGCCCAAGATAAACAGGGCAATACACCTTTGCATCTTGCCATAGAAAGCCAAGATCTCACTTTAATTTGCTCATTGTTAAAGTTAAATGCTTCTTTGACGATTGAAAATACGCACAAAATAACTCCTTTAGATTTTATAGCAACCCATTTTGATCTCGATTTTCTCAAACAAATTCTCGAGCAAACAAAAACCAACTTAAATGATGAGAAGCTATTTCAAATACCTCCGCTATTGAAAGCCCTACAAAATCGTGATTTTGCATTAGTCAATCGGTTCATCACCTGTGGAGCTGATATTAACATGGTTTATTTAGGGTCACCCCTCTTATTTCACTATTTGAAACATCGCCCTGCAAGTATTGAAGCGCTTAATCTTTTTATAACGCATGCGAATTTAACCCTTGTAGACACACAAGGGAACACAGCTTTAATCCAAGCGGCGAAGGAGAAAAATATCAAAGCCTTTAAAATGTTTGCGACATCCGATGCATTTGAACATGCTCTCACTAAACAAGAAAAAAGAGCCTTAAAAGAACTTCCTGAATGGTTATTGTACGAGTTTTTAGAATTGTTTGTTAAATCCAAGCAAAGCAAAAAAAGTGAAGAGATGTAA
- a CDS encoding zinc-dependent alcohol dehydrogenase family protein, with translation MRAMLLEKPKTPLKLVDLPIPEPTSSQVLLQVEACGVCRTDLHIRDGELTHPHLPLILGHQIVGIVTGVGSKVKNFKIGDCVGVPWLGGCCDACEYCLSGRENLCDHGTFTGYQAQGGFAEYAVANASFCFPIPAGFSPLQAAPLLCGGLIGYRALRMTGNAKKLGFYGFGSSAHLLTQAAVYQGKSVYVFTRPGDERTQAFAKTLKAIWAGGTDELPPVELDAAIIFAPAGDLVPTALKALAKGGVVVCAGIYMSDIPSFPYSLLYGERMIRSVTNLTRQDGNEFLALASKVPIHSQVNVYPLEKANQALDDLKQGKVNGSVVLQIKD, from the coding sequence ATGCGCGCAATGTTGCTTGAAAAGCCTAAAACTCCTCTGAAACTTGTAGATCTTCCTATACCTGAGCCAACATCCAGCCAAGTCCTTTTGCAGGTGGAAGCCTGCGGGGTTTGTCGAACCGATTTGCACATTCGGGATGGAGAGCTCACACATCCCCATCTACCACTAATTTTGGGCCACCAAATTGTGGGAATTGTGACAGGGGTGGGAAGTAAGGTAAAAAATTTTAAAATCGGAGATTGCGTGGGCGTGCCCTGGTTAGGGGGCTGTTGCGATGCTTGTGAGTATTGCCTTTCGGGACGAGAAAATCTTTGTGATCATGGGACCTTTACTGGGTATCAAGCCCAAGGTGGCTTTGCAGAGTATGCTGTCGCGAATGCCTCATTTTGTTTTCCGATTCCTGCCGGATTTTCCCCATTGCAGGCCGCTCCCTTATTGTGTGGGGGATTGATTGGATATCGAGCTTTAAGAATGACGGGGAATGCCAAAAAGTTAGGATTTTACGGATTTGGGTCTTCGGCGCATTTATTGACTCAAGCTGCTGTTTACCAGGGGAAAAGTGTGTATGTGTTTACCCGTCCTGGCGATGAAAGAACACAAGCTTTTGCTAAAACATTAAAAGCTATCTGGGCAGGTGGGACGGATGAATTACCGCCTGTTGAACTCGATGCGGCGATTATCTTCGCTCCCGCCGGAGATTTAGTTCCTACCGCTTTGAAAGCTTTAGCCAAAGGTGGCGTGGTAGTTTGTGCGGGCATCTATATGAGTGATATTCCATCATTTCCCTATTCTCTTCTTTATGGAGAGCGGATGATCCGCTCTGTGACAAACCTTACACGCCAGGATGGCAACGAATTTTTAGCTTTGGCATCCAAAGTTCCCATCCATAGTCAGGTTAACGTCTATCCTTTAGAAAAGGCGAATCAAGCTTTAGATGATTTAAAACAAGGAAAAGTAAATGGTTCTGTCGTTCTTCAAATCAAGGATTAA